From a single Azospirillum fermentarium genomic region:
- the trmFO gene encoding methylenetetrahydrofolate--tRNA-(uracil(54)-C(5))-methyltransferase (FADH(2)-oxidizing) TrmFO: protein MSEIRPVHVIGGGLAGSEAAWQLASAGVPVILHEMRPVRGTEAHQTDHLAELVCSNSLRSDDADYNAVGLLHAEMRRTGSLILSCADTHKVPAGGALAVDRDGFAAAVTQALAQHPLVTLVREEVPAIPPEDWDSVIVATGPLTSPTLADAVRELTGEESLSFFDAIAPIVHLDSVDMSKAWFQSRYDKPGPGGTGKDYINCGFDKIPYNDFIDALLAAEKVDFKEWEKKTPYFEGCLPIEVMAERGRDTLRYGPMKPVGLTNPHDGRRPYAVVQLRQDNALGTLYNLVGFQTKLRHAEQVRVFRMIPGLENAEFARLGGLHRNTFLNSPRLLDGALRLKAMPRLRFAGQITGCEGYVESAAVGLLAGRFAAAERRGRAITPPPSTTALGAILSHITGGAMADTYQPMNVNFGLFPPIDDAIRGKERKLAYTRRAAADLTSWLES from the coding sequence ATGTCCGAGATTCGTCCTGTTCACGTCATCGGCGGCGGTCTGGCCGGCAGCGAAGCGGCCTGGCAGCTCGCGTCGGCCGGTGTCCCCGTCATCCTTCACGAAATGCGCCCCGTGCGCGGCACCGAGGCCCACCAGACCGACCATCTGGCGGAACTGGTGTGCTCCAACTCCCTGCGCTCCGACGATGCGGACTACAACGCCGTCGGGCTGCTGCACGCGGAGATGCGGCGCACCGGCTCGCTGATCCTGTCGTGCGCCGACACGCACAAGGTGCCCGCCGGCGGTGCGCTGGCGGTGGACCGCGACGGCTTCGCCGCGGCGGTGACCCAGGCGCTGGCCCAGCACCCGCTGGTCACGCTGGTGCGCGAAGAGGTGCCGGCCATCCCGCCCGAGGACTGGGACAGCGTGATCGTCGCCACCGGCCCCCTCACCTCCCCCACCCTGGCCGACGCGGTGCGGGAGCTGACGGGCGAGGAGTCGCTGTCGTTCTTCGACGCCATCGCCCCCATCGTCCATCTGGACAGCGTGGACATGTCGAAGGCGTGGTTCCAGTCCCGCTACGACAAGCCCGGCCCCGGCGGCACCGGCAAGGACTACATCAACTGCGGCTTCGACAAGATCCCCTACAACGACTTCATCGACGCCCTGCTGGCCGCCGAGAAGGTTGACTTCAAGGAATGGGAGAAGAAGACCCCCTATTTCGAAGGCTGCCTGCCGATCGAGGTGATGGCGGAGCGCGGGCGCGATACCCTGCGCTACGGCCCCATGAAGCCGGTGGGCCTGACCAATCCCCATGACGGGCGGCGCCCCTACGCCGTGGTGCAGTTGCGCCAGGACAACGCGCTGGGCACGCTCTACAACCTCGTGGGTTTCCAGACCAAGCTGCGCCACGCCGAGCAGGTCCGGGTGTTCCGCATGATCCCCGGACTGGAAAACGCCGAATTCGCCCGGCTGGGCGGCCTGCACCGCAACACCTTCCTCAACAGCCCGCGGCTGCTGGACGGGGCGCTGCGGCTGAAGGCCATGCCCCGTTTGCGCTTCGCCGGCCAGATCACCGGGTGCGAGGGCTATGTGGAAAGTGCCGCCGTCGGCCTGCTGGCCGGCCGCTTCGCCGCGGCGGAACGGCGGGGCCGCGCCATCACCCCGCCGCCGTCCACCACGGCACTGGGGGCGATCCTGTCGCACATCACCGGCGGGGCCATGGCCGACACCTATCAGCCGATGAACGTGAACTTCGGCCTGTTCCCCCCCATCGACGACGCGATCCGCGGCAAGGAACGCAAACTGGCCTACACCCGCCGCGCCGCCGCCGACCTGACGTCCTGGCTGGAGTCCTGA
- a CDS encoding acetyl-CoA carboxylase biotin carboxylase subunit — MFSKILIANRGEIACRVIKTARRMGIKTVAVYSDADRNALHVEMADEAVHIGAAPSAQSYLLIDRIVDACKKTGAQAVHPGYGFLSEKRDFQEALAKEGITFIGPDAHAIQAMGDKIESKKLAKEAGVSTVPGYLGVIADGDEAVKIARDIGYPVMIKASAGGGGKGMRVAWNDEEAREGFISAQNEARSSFADDRVFVEKYIQQPRHIEIQVIADGQGNTLYLGERECSIQRRHQKVIEEAPSPFLDEATRKAMGEQACALANAVQYKSAGTVEFIVDADRNFYFLEMNTRLQVEHPVTELITGLDLVELMIRVANGEKLAIKQEDVRLNGWALEARVYAEDPYRNFLPSTGRLTHYQPPAEDPHVRVDTGVYDGGEISMYYDPMIAKLCTWGSTRDAAIARMREALDQYYIRGVSHNIPFLASLMANQCFVDGRLTTNFIAEEYPNGFHAADLPPDDPAVLVSVAAVAHRVLNDRDIQISGKIPAAPVKVRNDWVVVVEGNAHPVHLHPLADSPQRIGYGVEIAGKVHKVWSDWQIGQPLFQGTVDGRPVCVQIDRHGIGYRLFHSGSQANVKVLTPRAAQLDALMPFKAPPDMSKFLLSPMPGLLVSIAVTEGQEVKAGEVLAVVEAMKMENILRAVQDGTVGKIHAQAGSSLAVDQKIIEFA, encoded by the coding sequence ATGTTTTCCAAGATCCTGATCGCCAACCGTGGCGAAATCGCCTGCCGCGTCATCAAGACCGCACGGCGCATGGGCATCAAGACCGTCGCCGTCTATTCCGACGCCGACCGCAACGCGCTGCACGTGGAGATGGCCGACGAGGCCGTGCACATCGGTGCCGCCCCGTCCGCCCAGAGCTACCTGCTGATCGACCGCATCGTCGATGCCTGCAAGAAGACCGGCGCCCAGGCCGTCCATCCCGGCTACGGCTTCCTGTCGGAAAAGCGCGACTTCCAGGAAGCGCTGGCCAAGGAAGGCATCACCTTCATCGGTCCCGACGCCCACGCCATCCAGGCCATGGGCGACAAGATCGAATCCAAGAAGCTGGCCAAGGAAGCCGGTGTCTCCACCGTGCCCGGCTACCTCGGCGTCATCGCCGACGGTGACGAGGCGGTGAAGATCGCCCGCGACATCGGCTATCCGGTGATGATCAAGGCGTCGGCCGGCGGCGGCGGCAAGGGCATGCGCGTGGCCTGGAACGACGAGGAGGCCCGCGAAGGCTTCATCTCGGCCCAGAACGAAGCGCGCAGCAGCTTCGCCGACGACCGGGTGTTCGTCGAAAAATACATCCAGCAGCCGCGCCACATCGAAATCCAGGTCATCGCCGACGGCCAGGGCAACACCCTGTACCTGGGCGAGCGTGAATGCTCGATCCAGCGCCGTCACCAGAAGGTGATCGAGGAAGCGCCGTCGCCGTTCCTGGACGAAGCCACCCGCAAGGCCATGGGCGAGCAGGCGTGCGCGCTTGCCAACGCGGTGCAGTACAAGTCCGCCGGCACGGTCGAGTTCATCGTGGACGCCGACCGCAACTTCTACTTCCTGGAGATGAACACCCGTCTTCAGGTGGAGCACCCGGTCACCGAGCTGATCACCGGCCTGGATCTGGTGGAGCTGATGATCCGCGTCGCCAACGGCGAAAAGCTGGCCATCAAACAGGAAGACGTCCGCCTGAACGGCTGGGCGCTGGAAGCCCGCGTGTACGCCGAAGACCCGTACCGCAACTTCCTGCCCTCCACCGGCCGTCTGACCCACTACCAGCCGCCGGCGGAAGATCCCCACGTGCGCGTCGATACCGGCGTGTACGACGGTGGCGAGATCTCCATGTACTACGACCCCATGATCGCCAAGCTGTGCACCTGGGGGTCCACCCGCGACGCCGCCATCGCGCGGATGCGGGAGGCGCTGGACCAGTATTACATCCGCGGCGTCAGCCACAACATCCCGTTCCTGGCCTCGCTGATGGCGAACCAGTGCTTCGTGGACGGACGTCTGACCACCAATTTCATCGCCGAAGAGTACCCCAACGGCTTCCACGCCGCCGACCTGCCCCCCGACGATCCCGCGGTGCTGGTGTCGGTGGCCGCGGTGGCCCACCGGGTGCTCAACGACCGCGACATCCAGATTTCGGGCAAGATCCCGGCGGCCCCGGTGAAGGTCCGCAACGACTGGGTTGTCGTGGTGGAAGGCAACGCCCACCCGGTGCACCTGCACCCCCTGGCCGACAGCCCGCAGCGCATCGGGTACGGCGTGGAGATCGCCGGCAAGGTTCACAAGGTGTGGAGCGACTGGCAGATCGGCCAGCCGCTGTTCCAGGGCACCGTCGATGGCCGCCCGGTGTGCGTGCAGATCGACCGCCACGGCATCGGCTACCGCCTGTTCCACTCAGGCTCCCAGGCCAATGTGAAGGTGCTGACCCCGCGGGCGGCCCAGCTTGACGCGCTGATGCCGTTCAAGGCGCCGCCGGACATGTCCAAGTTCCTGCTGTCGCCCATGCCGGGCCTGCTGGTCTCCATCGCCGTGACCGAGGGTCAGGAGGTGAAGGCCGGTGAGGTGCTGGCGGTGGTCGAGGCCATGAAGATGGAAAACATCCTGCGCGCCGTGCAGGACGGCACCGTCGGCAAGATCCACGCCCAGGCCGGGTCGAGCCTGGCGGTGGACCAGAAGATCATCGAGTTCGCGTAA
- the hpnE gene encoding hydroxysqualene dehydroxylase HpnE: MGDHPLHAGPPPGPLMVPPVIVAGAGLAGLACALRLAEAGVAVTVVEAAPRAGGRTRSFHDPHLDRTLDNGSHLALSGNGALVDYLRRCGAEDRMRAVRPARFPFLDRRDGTRWTLRPGGLWFLDPQRRVPGAGAWAHLAALRLLTAPPGATVADVLPPGGPLFTRLWEPLAVSVLNGAPHAVSARLMGAVLRLTLLRGERACRPLLPVRSLSHALVEPALARLAALGVPVRCNARVDALERDGDRVTGVRVNGAVMPAGRVVLAVPPWAAARLVPGLTVPPPGPPIVNVHYRLPPDLGLPDDAPLLGLCGGTAEWLFQRGDVLSATASNAGALAEEPADAIAARVWGDVRAALGTAAPQPLFRVVKERRATIAQTPGAESLRPGPDGPLVGLTMAGDWTATDLPATMEGAIVSGNRAARAIIDPGK; this comes from the coding sequence GTGGGTGACCATCCGCTGCACGCTGGGCCACCCCCCGGCCCGCTGATGGTTCCTCCGGTCATCGTGGCCGGCGCCGGGCTGGCCGGGTTGGCCTGCGCCCTGCGGCTGGCCGAAGCGGGCGTGGCCGTGACGGTGGTGGAGGCCGCCCCGCGGGCGGGCGGGCGCACGCGCTCGTTCCACGATCCCCACCTGGACCGCACCCTCGACAACGGCAGCCATCTGGCGCTGAGCGGCAACGGTGCCCTGGTGGATTACCTGCGGCGGTGCGGGGCGGAGGACCGCATGCGGGCGGTGCGCCCGGCCCGCTTCCCCTTCCTCGACCGGCGGGACGGGACACGGTGGACGCTGCGGCCCGGCGGGCTGTGGTTCCTCGACCCGCAGCGGCGGGTTCCCGGTGCCGGGGCCTGGGCGCATCTGGCCGCCCTGCGGCTGCTGACGGCACCGCCCGGCGCCACCGTCGCCGACGTGCTGCCCCCCGGCGGTCCCCTGTTCACCCGTCTGTGGGAACCGCTGGCGGTGTCGGTGCTGAACGGCGCCCCCCACGCGGTGTCCGCCCGGCTGATGGGCGCGGTCCTGCGCCTGACGCTGCTGCGGGGGGAGCGGGCCTGCCGCCCGCTGCTGCCGGTGCGCAGCCTGTCCCACGCGCTGGTCGAGCCGGCCCTGGCGCGGCTGGCGGCGCTGGGCGTGCCGGTCCGGTGCAACGCGCGGGTGGACGCGCTGGAGCGTGACGGGGACCGGGTGACCGGCGTGCGGGTGAACGGGGCCGTGATGCCCGCCGGCCGGGTGGTGCTGGCGGTGCCGCCGTGGGCGGCGGCACGGCTGGTGCCCGGCCTGACGGTGCCGCCGCCGGGGCCACCCATCGTGAATGTGCATTACCGCCTGCCCCCTGACCTTGGACTGCCTGATGACGCGCCGCTGCTGGGCCTGTGCGGCGGCACGGCGGAATGGCTGTTCCAGCGGGGCGATGTGCTGTCGGCCACCGCCAGCAACGCGGGCGCGCTGGCCGAGGAGCCGGCGGACGCCATCGCCGCCCGCGTCTGGGGAGATGTGCGCGCGGCGCTGGGAACCGCCGCCCCCCAGCCGCTGTTCCGCGTGGTGAAGGAGCGGCGGGCCACTATCGCCCAGACTCCGGGGGCCGAGTCGCTGCGTCCGGGGCCGGACGGACCGTTGGTGGGGCTGACGATGGCCGGGGACTGGACCGCCACGGACCTGCCCGCCACGATGGAAGGTGCCATTGTGTCCGGCAACCGGGCGGCACGGGCCATAATCGATCCTGGCAAGTAG
- the scpA gene encoding methylmalonyl-CoA mutase — protein MTDFPKKTIADWEALAAKDIGAKGSLQDLVWQTPEGIDVKALYTAADLESLELDTLPGFAPFTRGPRATMYAVKPWTIRQYAGFSTAEESNRFYKANLKAGQMGLSVAFDLATHRGYDSDHPRVVGDVGKAGVAIDSVEDMKILFDGIPLDKMSVSMTMNGAVLPILAGYIVAAEEQGVPQDKLSGTIQNDILKEFMVRNTYIYPPEPSMRIIADIIEYTALNMPKFNSISISGYHMQEAGATAVQELAFTIADGLEYVRAALSKGLPVDKFAPRLSFFFSIGMNFFMEIAKLRAARLLWSSLMEKNFQPKDARSLALRTHCQTSGVSLTEQDPHNNVIRTTIEAMAAVLGGTQSLHTNALDEALGLPTAFSARIARNTQLIIAEESGITKVVDPLGGSYYIEHLTHSLATQALDLIKKVEELGGMTKAVDSGMPKLLIEEAAARRQAAIDRGEEVIVGVNKYKVEQPEQVDVLDIDNTAVREAQIARLKQIRATRDEAKCRAALDALTQAAAEKSGNLLGLAVEATRARATVGEISDALEKVFSRHVAQIRSVSGVYGAAYEGDEGFKAIQKDIEAFAEEEGRRPRILVVKMGQDGHDRGAKVIATSFADIGFDVDIGPLFQTPDEAARQAIENDVHVVGVSSQAAGHKTLVPQLIDALKAQGAGDIIVVCGGVIPPQDYDYLYKAGAAAIYGPGTNIPKAAADILSILRKQKAAA, from the coding sequence ATGACCGACTTCCCGAAGAAGACGATCGCGGACTGGGAAGCCCTCGCGGCCAAGGATATCGGGGCCAAGGGCTCGCTGCAGGATCTGGTCTGGCAGACGCCGGAAGGGATCGACGTCAAGGCGCTCTACACCGCCGCCGACCTGGAAAGCCTGGAGCTTGACACGCTGCCGGGCTTTGCGCCGTTCACCCGCGGCCCCCGCGCCACCATGTACGCGGTCAAGCCCTGGACCATCCGCCAGTACGCCGGCTTCTCCACGGCGGAAGAGTCGAACCGCTTCTACAAGGCGAACCTGAAGGCCGGCCAGATGGGCCTGTCGGTGGCCTTCGACCTTGCCACCCACCGCGGCTACGACAGCGATCACCCGCGCGTGGTCGGCGACGTGGGCAAGGCCGGTGTCGCCATCGACAGCGTTGAGGACATGAAGATCCTCTTCGACGGCATCCCGCTGGACAAGATGTCGGTGTCGATGACCATGAACGGTGCTGTGCTGCCGATCCTGGCCGGCTACATCGTCGCGGCGGAAGAGCAGGGCGTGCCGCAGGACAAGCTGTCGGGCACCATTCAGAACGACATTCTGAAGGAGTTCATGGTCCGCAACACCTACATCTATCCGCCCGAGCCCTCGATGCGGATCATTGCGGACATCATCGAGTACACGGCACTGAACATGCCGAAGTTCAACTCGATCTCCATTTCCGGCTACCACATGCAGGAAGCCGGCGCCACGGCGGTGCAGGAACTGGCCTTCACCATCGCCGACGGCCTGGAATACGTGCGCGCCGCGCTGTCCAAGGGGCTGCCGGTCGATAAGTTCGCGCCGCGCCTGTCGTTCTTCTTCTCCATCGGCATGAACTTCTTCATGGAGATCGCCAAGCTGCGCGCCGCGCGCCTGCTGTGGTCGAGCCTGATGGAAAAGAACTTCCAGCCCAAGGACGCGCGCTCGCTGGCCCTGCGCACCCACTGCCAGACCTCGGGCGTGTCGCTGACGGAACAGGACCCGCACAACAACGTCATCCGCACCACCATCGAGGCGATGGCCGCGGTGCTGGGCGGCACCCAGTCGCTGCACACCAACGCGCTGGACGAGGCGCTGGGCCTGCCCACCGCGTTTTCCGCCCGCATCGCCCGCAACACCCAGCTCATCATCGCCGAAGAGTCGGGCATCACCAAGGTGGTCGATCCGCTGGGCGGCTCCTACTACATCGAACACCTGACCCACAGCCTGGCCACCCAGGCGCTGGACCTCATCAAGAAGGTCGAGGAACTGGGCGGCATGACCAAGGCCGTGGATTCCGGCATGCCCAAGCTGTTGATCGAGGAAGCCGCCGCCCGCCGGCAGGCCGCCATCGACCGCGGCGAGGAAGTCATCGTCGGCGTCAACAAGTACAAGGTCGAGCAGCCGGAGCAGGTCGATGTGCTGGACATCGACAACACCGCCGTCCGCGAAGCCCAGATTGCCCGCCTGAAGCAGATCCGCGCCACCCGCGACGAGGCCAAGTGCCGCGCCGCCCTGGACGCGCTGACCCAGGCCGCCGCCGAGAAGTCCGGCAACCTGCTGGGTCTGGCGGTGGAAGCCACCCGCGCCCGCGCCACCGTCGGCGAAATTTCCGACGCGCTGGAAAAGGTGTTCTCCCGCCATGTCGCCCAGATCCGTTCGGTGTCGGGCGTCTATGGCGCGGCGTACGAGGGTGACGAGGGCTTCAAGGCCATCCAGAAGGACATCGAAGCCTTTGCCGAGGAAGAGGGCCGCCGCCCGCGCATCCTGGTGGTGAAGATGGGCCAGGACGGCCACGACCGCGGTGCGAAGGTGATCGCCACCTCGTTTGCCGACATCGGCTTCGACGTGGACATCGGGCCGCTGTTCCAGACCCCGGACGAAGCCGCCCGTCAGGCCATCGAAAACGACGTCCACGTGGTCGGCGTGTCGTCGCAGGCCGCCGGCCACAAGACCCTGGTGCCGCAGCTCATCGACGCGCTGAAGGCGCAGGGGGCCGGGGACATCATCGTCGTGTGCGGTGGCGTCATCCCGCCCCAGGACTATGACTATCTCTACAAGGCCGGTGCCGCCGCCATCTACGGCCCCGGCACCAACATCCCCAAGGCGGCCGCCGACATCCTGTCGATCCTGCGCAAGCAGAAGGCCGCGGCGTAA
- the hpnD gene encoding presqualene diphosphate synthase HpnD: MASPLIPSPGLSRPSDAPASGASGSTFYWPMLLLPRSKRAAMFGIYAYCRRLDDIADEPGDPAVKRRELDQWRRDIHGLYRGDAPTSPILAALKGAIDRYGLPRAEFDALIDGMAMDIPSPSGDGGMRAPPLCTLRLYCRRVAGAVGHLAIRVFDRADSDTEIFATSLGEALQLTNILRDLDEDAAMGRLYLPREMLDAAGIAESDPAAVLAHPKLEAACTALARRAEGCFGAAERALDRCPRRGRLWAALAMMILYRRLLARLMVRGWAGHRRGVRIGKREAAWVTIRCTLGHPPAR; this comes from the coding sequence ATGGCCTCTCCCCTGATCCCATCCCCCGGCCTGTCCCGTCCCTCCGATGCTCCGGCCTCCGGCGCGTCGGGCAGCACGTTCTATTGGCCCATGCTGCTGCTGCCACGGTCCAAGCGGGCGGCGATGTTCGGCATCTACGCCTATTGCCGGCGTCTGGACGACATCGCCGACGAACCCGGCGATCCCGCCGTCAAGCGGCGGGAACTGGACCAGTGGCGCCGGGACATCCACGGCCTGTACAGGGGCGATGCCCCCACCAGCCCGATCCTGGCGGCGCTGAAGGGCGCCATCGACCGCTATGGGCTGCCGCGGGCGGAATTCGACGCGCTGATCGACGGCATGGCCATGGACATCCCCTCCCCCTCGGGTGACGGGGGGATGCGGGCGCCGCCCTTGTGCACCCTGCGGCTTTATTGCCGGCGGGTGGCGGGGGCGGTGGGGCATCTGGCGATCCGGGTGTTCGACCGCGCCGATTCCGACACCGAGATCTTCGCCACCTCCCTGGGCGAGGCGCTGCAGCTCACCAACATCCTGCGCGACCTGGACGAGGATGCGGCCATGGGCCGTCTCTACCTGCCGCGGGAAATGCTGGACGCCGCCGGCATTGCGGAGTCCGACCCGGCGGCGGTGCTGGCCCATCCGAAGCTGGAGGCCGCCTGCACCGCGCTGGCCCGGCGGGCGGAGGGGTGTTTCGGGGCCGCCGAACGGGCGCTGGACCGCTGCCCCCGCCGCGGGCGGCTGTGGGCGGCGCTGGCGATGATGATCCTCTACCGCCGGCTGCTGGCCCGGCTGATGGTGCGGGGCTGGGCCGGCCACCGCCGCGGTGTGCGCATCGGCAAGCGGGAAGCGGCGTGGGTGACCATCCGCTGCACGCTGGGCCACCCCCCGGCCCGCTGA
- a CDS encoding superoxide dismutase, producing MAFELPPLPYGYDALEPVMSAQTLHLHHDKHHQTYVTNLNNLTKDTPLADASLEDIIKQTVGDASKIGLFNNAGQVWNHTFYWNCMKQNGGGDLPAELQKRIVADFGSVEKFREEFTQAALTQFGSGWAWLYVDGGKLKVGKTANADSPLAHGHTPLLTVDVWEHAYYVDFQNRRPDFVKAFLDSLVNWDFVAEQLAKA from the coding sequence ATGGCGTTCGAACTTCCGCCGCTCCCCTACGGCTATGACGCTCTGGAACCCGTGATGTCGGCGCAGACCCTGCATCTGCACCACGACAAGCATCACCAGACCTACGTCACCAACCTGAACAACCTGACGAAGGACACCCCGCTCGCCGACGCGTCGCTGGAAGACATCATCAAGCAGACCGTGGGCGACGCCTCCAAGATCGGCCTGTTCAACAACGCCGGTCAGGTGTGGAACCACACCTTCTACTGGAACTGTATGAAGCAGAACGGCGGCGGGGATCTGCCGGCCGAGCTGCAAAAGCGCATCGTCGCCGATTTCGGCAGCGTGGAGAAGTTCCGGGAAGAGTTCACCCAGGCCGCCCTGACCCAGTTCGGCTCGGGCTGGGCGTGGCTCTATGTGGATGGCGGCAAACTGAAGGTGGGTAAGACCGCCAACGCCGACAGCCCGCTGGCCCACGGCCACACCCCGCTGCTGACCGTTGACGTGTGGGAACACGCCTATTACGTCGATTTCCAGAACCGCCGCCCCGATTTCGTGAAGGCGTTCCTGGACAGCCTGGTCAACTGGGATTTCGTCGCCGAACAGCTCGCCAAGGCGTGA
- a CDS encoding biotin transporter BioY, producing MVQETAAAPAVPLLTRLRPQGGVVTAGLAVVLGSLLLIASAKVQVPFWPVPMTMQSMAVLVLGLAYGSRLGAAAVLLYLAEGLAGLPVFAGTGAGPAYMAGPTAGYLAGFVAAAFVTGWLAERGWDRSAVKALAAMFVGHAVILGAGVGWLATLFGAEKAVAVGLVPFLAATVLKTALGAAIMQAAWWGVGRRHGP from the coding sequence ATGGTGCAAGAAACCGCCGCCGCCCCCGCCGTGCCGCTGCTGACCAGGCTCCGCCCGCAGGGCGGCGTGGTCACCGCCGGTCTGGCCGTGGTGCTGGGCAGCCTGCTGCTCATCGCCTCGGCCAAGGTGCAGGTGCCGTTCTGGCCCGTCCCCATGACCATGCAGAGCATGGCCGTGCTGGTGCTGGGTCTGGCCTACGGCAGCCGGCTGGGTGCGGCGGCGGTTCTCCTTTATCTGGCCGAAGGTCTGGCGGGCCTGCCGGTCTTCGCCGGAACCGGCGCCGGCCCGGCCTATATGGCGGGGCCGACCGCGGGGTATCTGGCGGGGTTCGTGGCCGCGGCCTTCGTCACCGGCTGGCTGGCCGAACGCGGCTGGGACCGCTCCGCCGTCAAGGCGCTGGCCGCCATGTTCGTGGGCCATGCCGTGATCCTGGGTGCCGGGGTGGGGTGGCTCGCCACCTTGTTCGGCGCGGAAAAGGCGGTGGCGGTGGGGCTGGTGCCCTTCCTGGCCGCCACGGTTTTGAAGACCGCGCTGGGCGCTGCCATCATGCAGGCCGCGTGGTGGGGGGTGGGGCGCCGCCACGGCCCCTGA
- a CDS encoding phytoene/squalene synthase family protein, with the protein MVKDTPALSYCGQEVRKYDNDRFLTALFAPAGCREALFALYAFNVEVAKTREVVSEPLLGQIRLQWWRDAVAALYGEGAAPVHGVVQALQQAVAAHGLSRDAFDALIDARESDLDDEPPATLAALERYAAGTAVPLTRLALEALGVRDAAAQEAGRHAATGYALAGLLRAVPFHARQGRTLLPADRMEAHGAKAREVLDFKPTPALRPVVAEVAAAARTHLDQARAARRDVPRDALPALLPAVLASVHLGVLKREGNDVFAARLHMPNPFRHARLAWAAFRGRY; encoded by the coding sequence ATGGTCAAAGATACCCCCGCCCTGTCCTATTGCGGACAGGAGGTGAGGAAATACGACAACGACCGTTTCCTCACCGCCCTGTTCGCCCCCGCCGGCTGCCGGGAAGCCCTGTTCGCCCTCTACGCCTTCAACGTGGAGGTCGCCAAGACCCGCGAGGTGGTGAGCGAGCCGCTGTTGGGCCAGATCCGCCTGCAATGGTGGCGCGACGCCGTGGCCGCGCTGTACGGCGAGGGGGCCGCGCCCGTCCACGGCGTGGTCCAGGCGTTGCAGCAGGCGGTGGCTGCCCATGGGCTGAGCCGCGATGCCTTCGACGCCCTGATCGACGCGCGGGAATCCGACCTGGACGACGAGCCGCCCGCCACCCTGGCCGCTCTGGAGCGCTACGCCGCCGGCACCGCCGTGCCGCTGACCCGGCTGGCGCTGGAGGCGCTGGGCGTGCGTGACGCGGCGGCGCAGGAGGCCGGGCGCCACGCCGCCACCGGCTATGCGCTGGCCGGTCTGCTGCGCGCCGTGCCGTTCCACGCCCGCCAGGGCCGCACCCTGCTGCCCGCCGACCGGATGGAGGCCCATGGGGCCAAGGCGCGGGAGGTGCTGGACTTCAAGCCCACCCCCGCCCTGCGCCCGGTGGTGGCGGAGGTCGCCGCCGCCGCCAGAACCCATCTGGACCAGGCCCGCGCCGCCCGGCGGGACGTGCCCAGGGACGCCCTGCCGGCGCTGCTGCCGGCGGTGCTGGCCTCGGTCCATCTGGGGGTGCTGAAACGGGAAGGGAACGACGTGTTCGCCGCGCGGCTGCACATGCCCAACCCCTTCCGTCACGCGCGGCTGGCGTGGGCGGCGTTCCGCGGGCGGTATTGA
- a CDS encoding squalene/phytoene synthase family protein, whose translation MADFNIAPPTAAKPGPFARKSADEENFPVASRLLPRHLRPHIMAFYRFVRLADDIADDPGLEPENKLAYLDALEKSLSSGQAKHPYQRPALDLRQSLAVTGLSDRHARQVLRAFRRDAMGARCQTWSDLILYCRFSANPVGRYLLDLHGEGAEAGPAADALSSALQVLNHLQDVRDDWMELGRCYIPLSWFDEAGISIERLVETRSDAKMRALFDRVLDNVDQLLDRASALPGLIRHRNLRLEAAVILSLAHALSRRLRVRDPLRARVALPLHVKLFASARGIARGLRSR comes from the coding sequence ATGGCCGATTTCAACATCGCCCCGCCGACCGCCGCGAAGCCCGGACCCTTTGCCCGCAAATCGGCGGATGAGGAGAATTTTCCCGTCGCATCCCGGCTGCTGCCGCGGCATCTGCGGCCCCACATCATGGCGTTCTACCGCTTCGTCCGTCTGGCGGACGATATCGCCGACGATCCCGGCCTGGAACCGGAAAACAAGCTGGCCTATCTGGACGCGCTGGAAAAATCCCTGAGCAGCGGACAGGCCAAGCACCCCTATCAGCGCCCGGCCCTGGACCTGCGCCAGAGTCTGGCGGTCACCGGCCTGTCCGACCGCCACGCGCGCCAGGTGCTGCGCGCCTTCCGCCGCGACGCCATGGGGGCGCGGTGCCAGACGTGGAGCGACCTGATCCTCTATTGCCGCTTCTCCGCCAACCCGGTGGGCCGCTACCTGCTGGACCTCCATGGGGAGGGGGCGGAGGCCGGGCCGGCGGCGGACGCCCTGTCGTCGGCGCTGCAGGTGCTGAACCACCTGCAGGACGTGCGCGACGACTGGATGGAGCTTGGCCGCTGCTACATCCCGCTGTCGTGGTTCGACGAGGCGGGCATCAGCATCGAACGGCTGGTGGAAACCCGCAGCGACGCCAAGATGCGCGCCCTGTTCGACCGGGTTCTGGACAATGTGGACCAGTTGCTGGACCGGGCATCCGCCCTGCCCGGCCTGATCCGGCACCGCAACCTGCGGCTGGAGGCGGCGGTGATCCTCAGCCTGGCGCATGCGCTGTCGCGGCGGCTGCGGGTGCGCGATCCGCTGCGGGCACGGGTGGCGCTGCCGCTGCACGTCAAGCTGTTCGCCTCGGCAAGGGGTATCGCCCGCGGGCTGCGCTCGCGCTAA